Genomic DNA from Prunus persica cultivar Lovell chromosome G1, Prunus_persica_NCBIv2, whole genome shotgun sequence:
GGAACAATGCTACGTATTGAGCGAGAATAAAAGTGCTTCCAATACAAACACGCTTCTAAAACAGAAATTCCGGTTGTACTGTACACACACAAGTTGGTTTGATCTCTGTAAGACAGGCACATCCAGCCCGGTGGTTATCTACTCACTAAAAAACTAATCACTCTCAACTACAAATTTGTTAATAAGTTCTATTTATTAAACCAAAATTAACCATTCATACATACATGTTAATTTATACGTACTTATCGAGTACGGGCACTAATCCCACCATATCTATGAACCTTGGATATCTAAAAACTACGGGATCCCAAGATTTGTCATTGTAAGACTAAATTTCAAACCCTAAAACCCAGGCTGAGCTCACATGCCTTGGTTCATGTTCCTTGCTAACtacgatatatatatatatatatatgtatatggttATGGTATGGGTTATGATAACGTATAAGAAGGTTATTGATGATGGTGATACAACCCTCGGTGCATGTGAACAGCTTATTTGCCCAACACTTCCGTCACACGGTGCCGTAATAGTAGCGTTAAGTCACCAAAACTTCTTATAATCGCTATCATATTTTGAGTGTTGAATTAGATTCCAAGGTATTATAGGGGTCCGAATCTGAGACTACTGATTGACAAATCATGtctctttttcatttggttAGACCTAGTTGATGAGTGTTGATCAAACTTTAAATAATGACAactataataaatattatacacACATTTATCCAGCATGGCATTGTTGGGCACTCCATGTGTGCAAACCCTAAATATTTCATGTATATAAACCCCCAAGGGTTTCATTGAACTTTACCACATCCAAGCctaattagggtttttttttgggagaggGAAAATGATGATGAGAAGCCAAATATCATTTGTGTTTCTTGTTCTCCCATGTTTGGGTCTAGTTACTCTGAGCTTGTGTCTAGGGTTTGTGAGTGCTGCTTCTTCGTTGCCACAGCCTAACAAGTTGACTTGGCATTATTACAAAATCCATAATACTTGTCATGAAGCAGAGATTTATGTAAGGCACCAAGTGCAGTTGCTTTGGAACAAGGATAAAACCATCACCCCCAAGCTCCTCAGGTTGCTCTACTCCGATTGCTTCGTCACGGTATGTGCTTCTAATCATTTCTACTCAGCTTGCTCCTCCTCATTGTTTCTCAGATCAATTAAATTTGTGTATgtatctttgtttttgtggcCAAAGTGAAGCAATGAAAGCTTTTCCCTTCAGCTCATGTATGAATTAATTAGCTATTTAAAACGATAATaattcacacaaaaaaaaaaaaacaaagtgaaaAATTCCCTTCGGCTATATgttattctttttttggggtcagaAATACATTAATATCTGGTTCCCTACTTACTATAATATATTACCACAATTTTtccacaaaatatatttaattcccTTCGGTGGTAAACCACCTTTGTTTTtcctatattatattttctctatccctctttttttttttttttttttgggggggggggggatgATTATGGAAGCCTCTTAGGAAGATTAAAATACCCTTCCTTTACTAATTAATCTGATAATGCttataaaatttattgaattttaaaaatagttaaATGTATGTACGAATTAAtagatttattttatacattGAAAATGCAGGGTTGTGATGCATCAGTGCTCCTTGATGGTCCAAACTCAGAAAAAACTGCACCACAAAATTATGGGCTTGGAGGGTTTGTTTTCATCGACAAGGTCAAAAGTGTTCTTGAACAACGTTGCCCTGGTGTGGTCTCTTGTGCTGATATTCTCAACCTTGCCGCTAGAGATGCCGTTCATTTGGTACCACTCTGACCTCCTATAATTTTTGGTCCTGTAGTTTGCAGATTTTATCATTTTGATCCTTGTAAGTTTTAAATTCAAGCGATTCGAGAATATGTTATAAATTCTGTGATAAATTCTATTATATCTCATTATCAAAATGTAACgaaattggaaaatatttCAGAATTTGTAACGTGTCTTTAAATTGCTCATGATTTAAGACTACATGAATAAAATTGATAGAAATGAAACTACATGGTTCATATTGTAGGCAAACCGTATAGACTAAAAGTGACTTGCTATTAAAACTAATATTTATCAAAATTCAAAGCACTAAgtttttattgtatttattaATCTTCAATAGGCAGGCGCACCATCTTATCCTGTTCTTACGGGAAGAAGAGACGGCCTGACATCTAGCAAATCATCCGTGGATCTTCCCTCACCGTCCATCTCATGGCAGGCTGCGCTCACATACTTCAAATCTAGGGGCTTGGATGTATTGGATATGACCACTCTCCTCGGTAAGAAACAGAAATTACGAAAATGAGTTTCACCAGTCCATTTTATACATCCAAGTCCGGcccacttttttgttttatgttttttactttttgagTACAAGCGCTAATCTAAACAAGGAAAgagggtttctcacacacactacagcAGTGCCATAGGGTTTGAAACTTGAAATCACTAGTCAACAGTCAATGTATTTTTCCACTCTGCTAGACAAAttggttgatgattttttatattttaaattcattatttattGCATAAAATTGCTTTGAACACAGACAGGGTGGCATGATTGAACAACTGTTGAAGCGAAACCCTTGCTAAGATTTAGTGGCTTGTAATGCGTGTTGTATTTTAACCGGCAATGTCTACTACTCATCATGTCACATGGCATTCCATTAAGTTACAGGCTTAAGTTTTTTCTCGATTTAGCGCGAATAGGGTTGAACCCTCCACACGGGAAttaggatttagggtttagggcaGTTTGGTTAATGGTTGCTTAAAAACTTGTAGCGAATGATATATGGACTTGAAAATTGAAGGTCCGAAAGCAATTGACTTTGAAGCTGCAAAAGCCTGGTTTTTCTGGGTTTCTACCTTTAAAATGCATTTCTGATGGTTTCTCTTTGTCAGGCGCACATTCAATGGGCAAAACACATTGTCGTTACATTGTTGATCGGCTGTACAATTTCAATAACACGGGAAAGCCAGACCCAAGCATGGAACGTTCATTCATATCCGACATGAGAAAGCTTTGCCCGCCGAGAACAAAGAAGGGGCAGAGCGACCCGCTGGTGTATCTAAACCCGGGGTTCGGCGCAAACCACACATTCACAGAATCGTACTACTCTAGAGTCCTATCTCACAAAGCTGTACTTGGAATTGATCAACAGCTACTGTATGGTGATGACACTAAGGAAATTACCAAAGAGTTTGCTGCCGGTTTTGAGGACTTTCGGAAGTCATTTGCTCTATCAATAAACCGGATGGGAGCTTACCAGGTTTTGACAGGAAACCAGGGAGAGATACGAAAAAATTGCCGAATTCCAAATAAGAAGTAGATGGCAAATAATGCGTGATCATTTAGCTATTAAGAAAGGGCCAAAATGGTCATCAGGGTGGCATTGTTTTGTGATGGTTAAGGACGAATAATTAATAATGACctaataaaattatcaaacaAAGTTTCTTAGGTTGACTCTCAGCATatgatatttttgtataaCTGTCAATAAATCCCTCCCTCAAAGTAATCACATTCTCAAGTCCACAAGATATCAGAACTCTCAGCACCAAGTTTGCTCTTCAAAATATGATGTTAATGAAGATTACAAGATTGAGAAATAGTCATGTTCGTCAAACCTGTAACAGGTACCCGCCAAAGCAAAGCAGTCAGACCTCCATGCACGAAAACAGAGAAACTTCTTCCCTCTTTAGAATCTCTCTGCTGGCTTCAAAATGAGGAAGAGAACAATATAAGCTCTGACAAAGACCagccaggaaaaaaaaattgactcGGGCAAAGTACAAAGGAAATAAAGGCATATGCTCTTTTTCACAATCATTTTAGGGACAAATTGGGTACTGGAAATAATTGGCTTGCTCTaaagttataaaaataaattaaaatactgtgaattaaaaaaaaaaaaaaaaaaaagagtaaggGAAACAGTTAATGGTTCTCAAGCCCATAATTTCAGGAACAAATTTGTTCCTGGAAATGCTAGAAAATATTGTCAAAATGGTACCAATTGATGGATACTCCACAGAATCCCTAAATAATTACCATTACAAACATGGTGAATATGTAACCATGTCCAGCTCGCTATAATATGCAAATAAGATTAACTAAAAGTATGGGCTCTAAAGCTAGTATTTCCAGTTCAAATACCTCTTCAAATTGTTAGCACCAACTAAAACCCTGAGGAGCAAAGGTAATTATAATACAGAAGATTCATGAAGTAAAATCTATTGGGAAGCAAGTAGAaagttttcagattttgacaCTAGGTCACCAATGAAGTACTTGATAATCCTAATGTCCTCTccaaacttatttttcttccatgttaaatttttatttaattacaaaatactAATCCAAAAAGGTCTCTGAAAGCCTCCTGTTTTTCCACACCCCTATATCATATGGAAATTGTTCACAGGAATATGCAGGGAAAAggacaatacaaataaaccTGCAGATTTGATGTTCAGCACCCAACTGACAATTTTGAGTCATTAAATAAACCGATTTTTAGAAACTTAAAATCTAATACATTACCACACTTCCACTACTCAGTTTTTCTTTCTGACAAAGATGACGTTCTACACTATTACTCTGTCCAACATTACTTTTCCTCATTTTCCTCTGTCTCTCTGGTTCTCTTTTCGTCAAAGCCTTCCAGAAAAATGTTCTCATATTTTCCTTCACATActtaattaagaaataaacacaaagtaaaggctttaaaaaaaaggttattgAGAATCTGATGGAGAGTAAATGCCAAGTCACACCTACTGCTGGGTAACAAGATCTATATTAGCTTCAACAATACACACGATATTTGAAAACTGAAGGAAACCCAGATGCTATTCTACACCATCATAGTCTAACGAGGTAGAATTCTAACcgacagagagagaggctaAAGAAAATACTCAAATTCTTCTGAACCACCAAGTACAAAAGTCTCCCTTTGTAAAAATGATTTCCCCAAGAAAACAAGATAACAAACAAGACAAAAAGAGGACATTATTCAGATCAATGTAGTCAGTGTCACAATGAAGTGGCTTGAAGTTCATCTCAACATCACCAGATAAATTGAGGCCTTCATTGGTGGCAGCAGGTACTTCATATTGGTACAAATTAAGGGTGGCAATTTGTGTTAATGGATCCTGTACGTGTCGTGTCATCAGTGGTTCGAGTCAAAAAATAGTTAACCCTAACCTGATCCATGTAATTAATCATGCCGAATGACTCAACACTAGGGTTACAATCAGGCCGTGTTCGGGTTGCCCCATGTATATTGtgattcaaaaataaataaacttaaaaCGAAGGGCCCATTTGGCAACgtcttcattttttgtttaagtttttttttgttttttgtttttgtttttcgatTAGAGATAGAAAGGAGATATATGGGAAAAAGGAAGGGCTGGAGGAAGGATGGTGAGAGGGAGGGGGAAAAATGTGTATTGCTgcataaaatgaaaactaaaacaaatattcattttcaAGTTTATGTTTCATTCTTTCATTTATTCCTCACCCTTCCCTCAACTCTTCTTCATCCCTCTTTTCCTTCCTCTATTTCATCTCTATTTCtaaccaaaaatgaaaaggttATCAAATGGGCGTTAAGTTTCCTTCATT
This window encodes:
- the LOC18791044 gene encoding probable peroxidase 26, whose amino-acid sequence is MMMRSQISFVFLVLPCLGLVTLSLCLGFVSAASSLPQPNKLTWHYYKIHNTCHEAEIYVRHQVQLLWNKDKTITPKLLRLLYSDCFVTGCDASVLLDGPNSEKTAPQNYGLGGFVFIDKVKSVLEQRCPGVVSCADILNLAARDAVHLAGAPSYPVLTGRRDGLTSSKSSVDLPSPSISWQAALTYFKSRGLDVLDMTTLLGAHSMGKTHCRYIVDRLYNFNNTGKPDPSMERSFISDMRKLCPPRTKKGQSDPLVYLNPGFGANHTFTESYYSRVLSHKAVLGIDQQLLYGDDTKEITKEFAAGFEDFRKSFALSINRMGAYQVLTGNQGEIRKNCRIPNKK